The following DNA comes from Weissella koreensis KACC 15510.
GATTATTTTGAAATTACGGCTTATGACGATGACCATCATGAATGGCAGATCCAATCTACCAATGGGGTTCCTATTGGTAAACGAGTGGGCTTGACCTTCGAACCAAAAGATATTCATATTATGCGTCTTAACGAAACCGAAGAGGACTTTGATGCTCGTTTGGAGGCTTATGATGAAGAGTAATCGTCAAACGATTAGCTTTATGCTGCCTTACATTTTATGGGTTGGTTTATTTGTTTTACTACCATTAGCTTTGATGGTTACCCAATCAGTTCAAAATATACATCATCAATGGACTTGGGAAAATTATACTAATTTTTTTAGTTCAGGAACCTATCTCAAAATGACTTTTAATTCTATTTTTTACGCGTTATTAGTAACAGTGCTTACGCTTTTAATTAGTTATCCTATGGCGTATATATTAAGCCGGATCAAGCACAGTCAATTTTGGTTATTATTGGTGATCTTACCAACTTGGGTTAATTTATTGTTGAAAGCTTACGCATTTATCGGTTTATTAGCACGTGAGGGAACAGTTAATCAATTTTTGGGATTTATGGGAATTGCTCCGCAGCAATTACTTTTTACGGATGCTAGTTTTATTTTAGTAGCGACATATATTGAAATCCCCTTTATGATTTTACCGATTTATAATAGCTTGGTTGAAATTAATCCAAGTTTAACGAATGCTGCACATGATCTAGGTGCAACTGCCTGGCAAACATTAAAAAAGGTTATTTTTCCTTTAACTTTGAATGGGGTTAAAACCGGTATACAAGCGGTCTTTATTCCAACGTTATCACTATTTATGCTAACTCGATTGATCGGCGGTAATCGTGTTATTACCCTTGGAACGGCGATTGAGGAACACTTTATGGTGACACAAAATTGGGGAATGGGATCGACGATTGGAATTGTTTTGGTCTTAGCGATGGCATTAACAATGTATCTTACTCGCGAACGCACAAAGAAACGGGGGCGTCGATAATGAAAAAAATAAAAATTGGTCGAATCTATTTAATTTTAGTTTTCATTTTAATGTATGCCCCTATTTTATACTTGATTGTTTTTGCCTTTAATCAAGGAGACCAGATGTCACGATTCACTGGTTTTTCCTTGCGGCATTTCCAAGATATGTTCGCAGATCATCATTTGGTCAGCATTTTAATTAATACTTTTATTTTGGCTTTTTTATCATCAATTTTAGCAACATTAATTGGGACCTTTGGTGCTTTGGGGATTTATCAAATTAGAAAACCAAGTCTTAAAAATTTAGTTTTGTCTCTCAATAATATTTTAATGGTGTCCCCAGATGTTATTATTGGAGCATCCTTCTTGATTTTATTTACTTTGGGTGGAATTACTTTAGGCTTCGGATCTGTTTTATTGGCTCATATTGCATTTTCGATTCCGATTGTTGTTTTATTAGTATTACCAAAACTAAACGAAATGGATACTGCTTTAATTCGAGCTGCCCAAGATTTGGGAGCGAACTCATATCAAGTTTTAAGTCGTGTCGTTTTACCATATAGTTGGCCAGGAATTATTGCTGGTTTCTTTATGGCAATCACTTATTCATTAGATGATTTTGCGGTTACCTTCTTTGTAACCGGAAATGGATTTTCGACTTTATCAGTAGAAATTTATGCCCGAGCACGTCATGGGATTGATCTGTCAATTAATGCCTTATCAGCGGTGATGTTTTTGTTTTCATTAGTATTAGTAGTGATTTATTATTTCATCACAAATCCCAAAAAGCATAAGGGCGGATTAAAAATCCGTCGTCGTTCAACAATTAAGCAGCACGGGGGAATCCAATGAAAAAATTAATTACATTCACCCTGGTAATTTTAGGTGCAGTAGGTGTGTTGTTTTTGGTGAATTATGGATGGCAAGTTTCCGATCAAAGGGAACAGTCAGTAAATGCTAATAAAAAACAACAAGTACTGACTATTTTTAATTGGGGAGATTATATTGATCCAGTATTGATTAAAAAATTTGAAAAAGAAACAGGATATAAAATTGATTATGAAACATTTGACTCAAATGAAGCCATGTTTACTAAAATCAAGCAAGGTGGTACTCATTATGATTTAGCCATTCCATCAGATTATATGATTCAAAAGATGAAGGCTGCTAATTTATTAGAACCGTTGGATCATCAAAAATTAACGGGCTTAAATAATTATAATTCAGCACTAATGAATCAGGAATTTGATCCTCATAATAAGTATTCATTACCGTATTTTTGGGGAACCTTAGGTGTCGTTTATAATGATAAGTATGTTGATCCAATGGAAATCCAGAATTGGGATGATTTGTGGAACGATAAGTGGAAAAATTCAATTATGCTATATGATTCAGCACGTGATGTAATGGCAGTTGGTTTAGCATCTAATAACAATGATATTAATACTAAGGATAATGGTGAATTAATGGCTGCTAAGGGCCGTTTAGATGCTTTGATGCCAAATGTTAAAGCTATTGTTGGTGATGAAATTAAGATGTATATGGTTCAAGATGAAGCAAAAATTGCTTTAGACTTTTCAGGAGATGCCCAGCAAATGATGTCTGAAAATTATCATTTACATTATTTGATTCCAAATGGTCGAGGAAATGTATGGTTTGATAACATGGTGATCCCAAAAAC
Coding sequences within:
- a CDS encoding ABC transporter permease, producing the protein MKSNRQTISFMLPYILWVGLFVLLPLALMVTQSVQNIHHQWTWENYTNFFSSGTYLKMTFNSIFYALLVTVLTLLISYPMAYILSRIKHSQFWLLLVILPTWVNLLLKAYAFIGLLAREGTVNQFLGFMGIAPQQLLFTDASFILVATYIEIPFMILPIYNSLVEINPSLTNAAHDLGATAWQTLKKVIFPLTLNGVKTGIQAVFIPTLSLFMLTRLIGGNRVITLGTAIEEHFMVTQNWGMGSTIGIVLVLAMALTMYLTRERTKKRGRR
- a CDS encoding ABC transporter permease; translated protein: MKKIKIGRIYLILVFILMYAPILYLIVFAFNQGDQMSRFTGFSLRHFQDMFADHHLVSILINTFILAFLSSILATLIGTFGALGIYQIRKPSLKNLVLSLNNILMVSPDVIIGASFLILFTLGGITLGFGSVLLAHIAFSIPIVVLLVLPKLNEMDTALIRAAQDLGANSYQVLSRVVLPYSWPGIIAGFFMAITYSLDDFAVTFFVTGNGFSTLSVEIYARARHGIDLSINALSAVMFLFSLVLVVIYYFITNPKKHKGGLKIRRRSTIKQHGGIQ
- a CDS encoding ABC transporter substrate-binding protein, with the protein product MKKLITFTLVILGAVGVLFLVNYGWQVSDQREQSVNANKKQQVLTIFNWGDYIDPVLIKKFEKETGYKIDYETFDSNEAMFTKIKQGGTHYDLAIPSDYMIQKMKAANLLEPLDHQKLTGLNNYNSALMNQEFDPHNKYSLPYFWGTLGVVYNDKYVDPMEIQNWDDLWNDKWKNSIMLYDSARDVMAVGLASNNNDINTKDNGELMAAKGRLDALMPNVKAIVGDEIKMYMVQDEAKIALDFSGDAQQMMSENYHLHYLIPNGRGNVWFDNMVIPKTVQNKEGAYAFMNFMSEPENAAKNAEYNGYATPNAKAKKLLPAKIRDNEAFYPTSKTLKQLTTYRDLGLDWTEKYNDLFLEFKMSTNR